In one window of Synechococcus sp. M16CYN DNA:
- a CDS encoding alpha-ketoglutarate-dependent dioxygenase AlkB, with product MDSASILAPRPDWSLLPGWLSVNEARKWQQLLRYNICWQQPIVQVYGKYHIVPRQTVFLAQLGLRYRYSGLVHIGEGWPDWCIPLVEQVSYVCRTSFNGCLLNLYRHGNDHMGWHTDNETEIDQTQPIASLSLGSTRDFRLKYRADPTQQKSIPLANGDLLIMHPGCQQRWIHSVPQRRKVKTARINLTFRRYFQKR from the coding sequence ATGGACTCAGCCAGCATCCTTGCTCCTAGGCCAGATTGGTCACTTCTTCCGGGTTGGCTTTCAGTAAACGAAGCAAGAAAATGGCAACAGCTTCTACGCTACAACATTTGTTGGCAACAACCGATCGTGCAGGTGTATGGCAAATATCATATCGTGCCACGTCAAACAGTTTTTCTCGCGCAGTTAGGATTACGCTATCGCTACAGTGGCTTAGTTCATATTGGCGAAGGATGGCCTGATTGGTGTATACCACTAGTAGAGCAGGTAAGCTATGTTTGCCGGACCTCATTTAACGGCTGTCTGCTGAATCTTTATCGCCACGGCAATGATCATATGGGCTGGCACACCGATAACGAAACTGAGATTGACCAGACTCAACCTATCGCCTCACTTTCCTTAGGATCCACCCGAGACTTTCGACTCAAATATCGGGCCGATCCAACTCAGCAGAAAAGCATTCCGCTCGCGAACGGTGACTTGTTAATCATGCATCCTGGTTGCCAGCAAAGGTGGATACATAGTGTGCCCCAACGCCGAAAAGTAAAAACAGCCCGAATCAATCTTACTTTCCGCCGTTACTTTCAAAAGCGTTGA
- a CDS encoding amino acid ABC transporter ATP-binding protein, translated as MKTAIRATNLVKSYLPGQNVLDGVSLEVSVGEVLVVMGPSGSGKSTLIRTFNGLETLDGGDLDVLGVRLDAAHEERQVRAIRRRVGMVFQQFNLFPHLSILDNITLAPMKVQNRPKLEAEYQAIELLDQMGIREQAHKYPVQLSGGQQQRVAIARALALNPEVMLFDEPTSALDPEWVKEVLDAMRRLAGRSMTMVVVTHELGFAREVADRVIFIDQGQVVETSDPDTFFNHAKEERSRRFLSQIA; from the coding sequence ATGAAGACCGCTATCCGTGCTACCAACCTAGTTAAAAGCTATTTGCCTGGTCAAAATGTCTTAGATGGCGTCAGCCTAGAGGTTAGCGTAGGGGAAGTGCTGGTAGTGATGGGCCCCTCGGGCTCGGGTAAAAGCACGCTAATTCGCACATTCAATGGGCTAGAAACCCTAGATGGTGGAGATTTAGATGTGTTGGGGGTTCGCTTAGATGCAGCTCACGAAGAGCGCCAAGTCCGTGCGATCCGTCGACGAGTGGGAATGGTGTTTCAACAATTTAACCTCTTTCCGCATCTGTCGATTCTTGACAATATCACCTTGGCGCCTATGAAGGTGCAGAACCGCCCAAAGCTCGAAGCCGAGTATCAGGCCATCGAGCTACTGGATCAAATGGGTATCCGCGAGCAAGCTCATAAATATCCAGTGCAGTTAAGTGGTGGTCAACAACAGCGGGTCGCCATTGCCCGGGCTTTGGCTCTTAATCCGGAAGTAATGCTTTTTGATGAGCCCACCAGTGCTTTAGACCCTGAGTGGGTAAAAGAGGTGCTGGATGCGATGCGACGATTGGCCGGCCGTAGCATGACCATGGTGGTGGTGACTCACGAACTTGGCTTTGCCCGAGAGGTAGCAGATCGGGTGATATTTATAGACCAGGGCCAAGTAGTGGAGACATCAGATCCAGACACATTCTTCAATCATGCTAAAGAAGAGCGCAGCCGACGTTTTCTCAGTCAGATAGCATGA
- a CDS encoding amino acid ABC transporter permease translates to MNRWLDRSLTLLLLVLIGWAARSCLHWLLHEADWTVVTTNLPLYAMGSYPEDQRWRPLCWIAGVIALIAITLLGPRHGGWRQALPLLWIVMAPAGIWLLAGGLGLLPVETQRWGGFTLTLLLTIGSGLLALPLGVLLALGRCSDLPVLRVSSTVYIELMRAIPLIAVLFFGQLLIPLFLPPGLEINRVLRAVLAFALFAAAYIAEDVRSGLQSIPPTQLEAAVVLGLSPCQSLQLIVLPQALRAALPALTNQAVGLLQNTSLVAILGLAELLGISRSLLANPAFIGRYLEVYVWLAAFYWLACTAMALLARHLEIQLHPVRSIQ, encoded by the coding sequence ATGAATCGTTGGCTTGATCGTTCGCTCACTTTGTTGCTACTGGTACTGATCGGCTGGGCAGCTCGGTCTTGCTTGCATTGGTTGCTGCATGAGGCTGATTGGACAGTGGTGACTACAAATCTCCCGCTCTATGCGATGGGTAGTTACCCCGAGGACCAACGCTGGCGTCCTTTGTGTTGGATTGCTGGTGTGATTGCTCTAATTGCGATAACCCTATTGGGTCCTCGGCACGGCGGCTGGCGTCAAGCGTTGCCGTTGCTTTGGATAGTAATGGCACCCGCGGGCATCTGGTTGCTTGCCGGGGGATTAGGTTTACTCCCCGTGGAGACTCAGCGCTGGGGTGGATTCACTCTTACTTTGCTGCTCACCATTGGCAGTGGTTTATTGGCTCTGCCGCTTGGGGTGCTATTGGCTCTGGGACGTTGCAGTGATTTACCTGTACTGCGCGTTAGCAGCACGGTCTACATCGAGCTGATGCGTGCAATTCCGTTGATTGCAGTGTTATTTTTTGGCCAATTATTGATTCCTTTGTTTCTTCCCCCGGGATTAGAAATCAATCGGGTGCTGCGAGCTGTGCTAGCGTTCGCCCTTTTTGCGGCGGCTTACATAGCTGAAGACGTGCGCAGCGGTCTTCAGTCGATCCCACCTACTCAACTTGAGGCAGCCGTGGTCCTCGGCTTGTCGCCCTGCCAATCTCTGCAACTTATCGTGTTGCCTCAAGCCTTACGTGCAGCTCTACCCGCTCTCACCAACCAGGCGGTAGGACTGCTTCAAAACACCAGCCTGGTAGCAATTTTAGGACTTGCGGAGTTGCTAGGCATCAGTCGTAGCCTATTAGCGAATCCCGCCTTTATTGGCCGTTACCTCGAAGTATACGTTTGGCTAGCTGCATTTTATTGGCTAGCTTGTACGGCAATGGCTTTGTTGGCCCGTCATCTGGAGATCCAGCTTCACCCGGTCCGTTCTATCCAATGA
- a CDS encoding ABC transporter permease subunit (The N-terminal region of this protein, as described by TIGR01726, is a three transmembrane segment that identifies a subfamily of ABC transporter permease subunits, which specificities that include histidine, arginine, glutamine, glutamate, L-cystine (sic), the opines (in Agrobacterium) octopine and nopaline, etc.) — protein MRRIASKRRLFIQLYVVVVLLIVGGLLLNNLTVNLIRTGLGLDFSWLGRPAGFALGEAALPYSPTNSYARALVAGWLNSLKVISIGLLLATLLGVTAGAARSSKNRLLRSFSGGYVALIRQVPLLLQLLFWYFVAFLSLPDTPVGGLIHFSNQGIRLLGLNLSVEFCAVLISLVVFTGASIAEIVRGGINAVSQGQWEAFRSLGLSEGLGLRRIVLPQALPTILPALTSQYLNLAKNSTLAIAVGYADLYAVSDTTITQTGRAIEGFLLLLLSFLLLNLLISSGMAFLNGIVLAKLRRSR, from the coding sequence ATGCGACGGATTGCTAGCAAACGACGGCTATTTATCCAACTATACGTCGTCGTCGTGTTACTGATCGTGGGCGGATTGTTATTAAACAATCTCACAGTGAATCTGATTCGCACAGGATTGGGGCTAGATTTCAGCTGGTTGGGCCGGCCGGCCGGTTTCGCTCTCGGTGAAGCCGCGTTGCCTTACTCTCCTACAAATAGCTACGCACGGGCCCTAGTAGCCGGCTGGCTCAACAGCCTCAAGGTTATCTCAATTGGCTTGTTGCTAGCCACTCTGCTTGGGGTTACAGCTGGTGCGGCTCGCAGCAGCAAGAATCGCCTATTGCGCAGTTTCTCAGGTGGCTATGTGGCCTTGATTCGCCAAGTGCCTCTACTGCTGCAGTTGCTCTTTTGGTACTTCGTGGCTTTTCTGAGTTTGCCAGACACTCCGGTGGGCGGATTGATCCATTTCTCCAATCAGGGTATTCGCCTGTTGGGACTCAACCTCAGTGTTGAGTTTTGTGCTGTTCTCATCAGTTTAGTGGTGTTTACGGGAGCGTCGATTGCTGAGATCGTCCGTGGCGGGATTAACGCTGTGTCGCAAGGACAGTGGGAAGCCTTTCGAAGCCTTGGTTTATCAGAGGGCTTGGGCTTGCGTCGGATCGTCTTGCCTCAAGCCCTGCCGACGATACTGCCTGCACTTACCAGCCAATATTTAAATCTAGCAAAGAACAGTACACTCGCGATTGCCGTCGGCTACGCCGATTTATATGCCGTAAGCGATACCACAATCACTCAGACAGGCCGCGCCATTGAAGGATTTTTGTTGTTACTGCTTAGTTTTTTGTTGTTGAATCTGCTGATTAGTAGTGGCATGGCGTTCCTTAATGGAATCGTGTTGGCCAAGTTGCGGAGAAGTCGTTAA
- a CDS encoding amino acid ABC transporter substrate-binding protein: protein MIGIDHLQKVSGYFPNRFVLSLVTRSISRILIGVLASSVGLLSGCATLGDGSGSRLELVQQRGKLLCGISGKIPGFSFLSPDGRYSGLDVDICKAIAAAFVGDSTKVQYRPLTAPERFTALRSGEIDLLSRNTTHTLSRDAEGGNGLSFAPTVFHDGQGLMVPTASGIRSISDLRGRAICVGSGTTTEQNLNDAFASKSLPYTPIKYQDLNQVVGGYLQGRCAAMTSDRSQLASVRSGFSNPQQHTILRTRLSKEPLAPAVVGGDQRMVDAMSWVVYALIEAEERGISQANLKDVLDQAVADPSQASLRRFLGVEGGLGAKLSLPNDFVVRVIRATGNYGEIYSRHLGPNSAVHIPRGPNRLSAQGGLMIAPPFT, encoded by the coding sequence ATGATCGGCATCGATCATCTCCAAAAGGTATCAGGATACTTTCCGAACCGATTTGTCCTGTCCTTGGTGACTCGATCTATTTCTCGTATTTTGATCGGTGTCCTAGCCAGTTCAGTTGGCTTGCTTAGTGGCTGCGCCACTCTCGGTGATGGCAGCGGCTCTAGGTTGGAATTAGTGCAACAGAGGGGCAAGCTTCTATGCGGGATTAGCGGAAAAATCCCTGGTTTCAGTTTTCTCAGTCCTGATGGTCGCTACAGCGGTTTGGATGTGGATATCTGCAAAGCCATAGCAGCGGCCTTTGTAGGCGATAGCACCAAGGTGCAGTACCGACCTCTTACGGCACCAGAGCGGTTCACAGCACTGCGATCTGGTGAGATCGATCTGCTATCGCGTAATACCACGCACACCCTCAGTCGTGACGCTGAGGGTGGCAACGGTTTGAGCTTTGCCCCGACAGTGTTTCATGATGGCCAGGGTTTAATGGTTCCTACGGCCAGCGGTATTCGCTCAATTAGCGATTTACGAGGAAGAGCGATTTGTGTGGGGTCTGGTACGACTACTGAACAGAATCTGAATGATGCCTTTGCGTCCAAGTCTCTCCCCTACACTCCAATCAAATATCAAGATCTAAATCAGGTAGTAGGTGGTTATCTGCAAGGTCGGTGTGCTGCAATGACCTCAGATCGTTCCCAGTTGGCATCCGTTCGTTCTGGATTTAGTAATCCACAACAACACACAATTCTGAGGACTCGATTAAGCAAAGAACCTCTAGCTCCTGCTGTTGTGGGGGGCGATCAACGTATGGTAGATGCGATGAGCTGGGTGGTTTATGCCCTGATCGAAGCGGAAGAGCGGGGCATTTCTCAGGCGAACCTCAAAGATGTCCTCGACCAGGCCGTAGCAGACCCATCCCAAGCATCTTTACGTCGTTTTCTCGGTGTCGAAGGCGGACTAGGAGCCAAGTTAAGCCTCCCCAACGATTTCGTTGTGCGCGTAATTCGTGCCACAGGAAACTATGGTGAGATCTACAGTCGCCATCTCGGCCCTAATAGTGCTGTACATATCCCCCGGGGCCCCAATCGTCTTAGTGCGCAAGGCGGTTTGATGATAGCTCCGCCCTTCACCTGA
- a CDS encoding SulP family inorganic anion transporter — MAKRFSSTLVNQWLANPSRDLLSGLVVAFAMIPEAIAFSGIAGVDPEVGLFGAFCLSLTIAVVGGRMAMITSATGSTALLMTGLVSNGEAIGPGLGVQYLLVAGLVTGALQILWGYMRLADQMRFVPQGVLSGFVNALALLIFQAQLPQLGFGVNYVGKKDQVADLLLPHGGQVLTVWALVLLGLVIIYGLPRLTRVVPSQLIAIIVLTAISIGFHFDIPTVSSLGNLPDGLPVFRVPFGAESSGVPFNFKTLGLVLPTALSISLVGLMESFLTQDILDNKTGTTSNKNVEARGQGIANIVSSLFGGMAGCALVGQSVMNVVNGGRTRLSTFFSGVSLLVMILRAGPWLKQIPMAALVAVMISIAVSTADISGLRKLHRIPKSDTSVMVMTFAVTMLTTPHNLALGVLAGVALAGILFSRKVAKVIQVKLEKVSDQEWHYHVIGQLFFVSTIYFTQGFDIYDHPEQISIDLSQAHIWDQSGVAALDGVVRKLRLSGSEVNVIGMNKETLDLFERIGGQESA, encoded by the coding sequence ATGGCCAAGCGATTCAGTTCCACTCTGGTGAATCAGTGGTTGGCTAATCCCAGTAGGGATTTACTGTCAGGGTTGGTCGTAGCCTTCGCCATGATTCCGGAGGCAATTGCTTTTTCCGGTATTGCAGGAGTTGATCCTGAAGTAGGTCTCTTCGGCGCATTCTGCCTATCTCTCACCATTGCAGTGGTAGGTGGAAGGATGGCGATGATCACCTCCGCAACCGGCTCTACAGCGCTCCTGATGACCGGTTTGGTAAGCAATGGTGAGGCTATCGGACCAGGCCTGGGTGTGCAGTACCTGTTAGTAGCGGGCCTTGTAACAGGGGCACTTCAAATTCTTTGGGGTTACATGCGCCTCGCAGATCAGATGCGTTTTGTCCCCCAAGGAGTGCTCAGTGGATTTGTAAATGCTTTAGCTCTGCTAATTTTCCAGGCCCAGTTGCCTCAACTTGGTTTTGGGGTCAATTACGTAGGGAAGAAAGATCAAGTTGCCGACCTTTTGTTGCCTCACGGTGGTCAGGTGCTGACGGTGTGGGCTTTGGTATTGCTGGGTTTGGTGATCATCTATGGATTGCCACGGCTGACACGTGTAGTTCCCTCTCAGCTGATAGCGATCATTGTTTTGACCGCTATCAGTATCGGGTTCCACTTTGACATTCCTACTGTTAGCAGTCTGGGCAACCTTCCGGATGGCTTACCGGTCTTTAGAGTTCCTTTTGGCGCCGAAAGTAGTGGGGTTCCCTTCAACTTCAAAACCCTTGGTCTAGTGCTACCCACCGCACTGTCTATCTCCCTCGTGGGCTTAATGGAGAGTTTCCTCACCCAGGATATCCTTGATAACAAAACCGGTACGACTTCTAATAAAAACGTTGAGGCTCGCGGTCAGGGTATTGCCAATATCGTGTCATCTCTCTTTGGCGGCATGGCCGGTTGTGCGCTAGTCGGTCAATCGGTCATGAATGTTGTTAATGGTGGCCGAACTCGCCTCTCGACTTTTTTCTCTGGCGTCAGCTTGCTTGTCATGATTTTGCGTGCGGGACCTTGGCTGAAACAGATCCCAATGGCAGCTCTGGTGGCTGTAATGATCAGTATTGCCGTGAGTACAGCGGATATCAGCGGTCTCCGCAAACTACATCGAATCCCCAAGAGTGATACTTCTGTGATGGTGATGACCTTCGCAGTCACCATGCTTACTACTCCCCACAATCTTGCGCTTGGCGTTTTGGCTGGCGTTGCTCTTGCTGGTATTTTGTTCAGCCGCAAAGTTGCCAAGGTGATCCAAGTAAAACTAGAAAAGGTCAGTGATCAAGAATGGCACTACCACGTAATCGGTCAGCTGTTTTTCGTGAGCACCATTTATTTCACTCAGGGTTTTGATATTTACGACCATCCTGAGCAGATCAGTATAGATCTGTCTCAGGCTCACATTTGGGATCAAAGCGGGGTAGCAGCACTTGACGGGGTAGTACGCAAACTGCGTCTCAGTGGTTCAGAAGTTAACGTAATCGGTATGAATAAAGAAACTCTTGACTTATTTGAACGGATTGGAGGTCAAGAGTCTGCCTAA
- a CDS encoding FAD-binding protein, whose amino-acid sequence MSIKALVSLYESFDPIWHVDMNQASLNLLNPQAADANRLGLLNPRISDLSDLLSNWSGPRPFRICSGGTSSRSAAAGQWTLNLRPELNQITWQNTDLSVWIGGGCRMGEVLQALLPYQQTIATGLSGLPGLGYILTGGMGPRSRELGLAVDHLLDIRGVWGSGESFWLQREFHGGSELWRGLCGAAPFLAVVSEVRLMTHTLAPLWVEQSSAPPRALPDWMSVAEASDVSTTLQWHWGANDRLELMKVHSKDPGTDRCYGISGLHQLPTLVPPGNEKDRLHSEVVGLLGPARSEGWRDCIPLLEDCMLRRPHPACSLSCQQLGGATTLAAKDATSFHHRDAVWKPWITASWIAGDLAMRQRSLQWLETIWSVLHPLCPGVHLAQLHDHLPFHQRELKQAFGYWLPGLQALKQQFDPAGNLPPL is encoded by the coding sequence ATGTCGATCAAGGCGCTTGTTTCTCTGTACGAATCGTTTGACCCTATTTGGCATGTAGACATGAATCAGGCCTCTCTTAATCTGCTGAATCCGCAAGCTGCTGATGCCAACCGTCTCGGTTTGCTAAATCCAAGGATCTCCGATCTATCGGATTTACTAAGTAATTGGAGCGGGCCACGGCCATTTCGAATCTGTAGTGGTGGAACCAGTTCAAGATCAGCTGCTGCTGGTCAATGGACGTTAAATCTGCGCCCCGAGTTGAATCAGATCACCTGGCAAAATACTGATCTGTCTGTCTGGATTGGTGGTGGGTGTCGCATGGGAGAGGTGCTTCAGGCTTTGCTCCCTTATCAGCAAACCATTGCTACAGGATTGTCGGGTTTGCCCGGACTTGGTTATATTCTGACCGGTGGAATGGGGCCAAGGAGTCGCGAGTTAGGTCTAGCTGTTGATCACCTACTCGATATTCGCGGAGTGTGGGGTAGTGGTGAGTCATTTTGGCTCCAACGAGAGTTTCATGGGGGATCGGAACTATGGCGTGGTTTATGCGGAGCTGCTCCCTTTCTGGCTGTAGTGAGCGAAGTTCGTCTTATGACTCATACTCTTGCACCGCTTTGGGTTGAACAAAGCAGTGCTCCACCAAGAGCTCTTCCTGACTGGATGTCAGTCGCCGAGGCATCCGATGTATCGACTACGTTGCAGTGGCATTGGGGAGCGAACGATCGGTTAGAATTAATGAAGGTGCATAGCAAGGACCCGGGTACTGACAGGTGCTACGGAATTAGTGGCTTGCATCAGTTGCCTACACTTGTTCCACCAGGGAATGAGAAGGATCGACTGCATAGTGAGGTTGTGGGTTTACTGGGGCCTGCTCGGTCTGAAGGGTGGAGAGATTGCATACCCCTGTTGGAAGATTGCATGTTGCGGCGTCCCCATCCCGCTTGCAGCCTCTCTTGCCAGCAACTGGGGGGGGCCACAACCCTAGCTGCCAAGGATGCTACCTCGTTTCACCACCGCGATGCTGTTTGGAAACCCTGGATTACAGCTAGTTGGATTGCCGGGGATTTGGCTATGCGACAACGCAGTTTGCAGTGGTTAGAGACAATTTGGTCCGTGTTGCATCCGCTGTGTCCGGGCGTACATCTTGCTCAGCTTCATGATCATCTTCCCTTTCATCAACGCGAGCTCAAACAGGCCTTTGGGTATTGGCTGCCAGGGCTGCAAGCATTAAAGCAACAGTTCGATCCTGCTGGCAACTTGCCGCCGCTCTGA